The Nicotiana sylvestris chromosome 6, ASM39365v2, whole genome shotgun sequence genomic sequence GGTGATGGTAACAGAATCAGGTCCTGGACAGACGTTTGGCGGGGAGAAGAGAAGCTGATGAATAGATTCCCTACAATGTAAATTGTACAATAGCAGACTGTTATACTGGGTAGGAGTGGAAATTTAATTTCAGAAGAAACTTCAATGATTGGGAGGTTGATGAAATTGGTCagcttttatatttttttggaaCCTGTGATCCTCGATGTTAACAGCATGGATTCCCAAATTTGGATTGATGGTAAGGATGGCAGATTTTCAGTAAAGAGTTGCTATAAACTACTGCAGAAGCAAATAGGCCACTGGGATTTAAATTGGCCATGGAAAATGTTGTGGAGGTCTTTAGCACCTCTTAAAGTTGCTTGTTTTGGATGGATTGTAGCTAGGCAGGCATGTTTAACTCAAGAGATGTTACAGAGAAGAGGAGTACCTTTGTGCAGCAGACTTTTTTTTTGTGAAAGGTCCCAAGAATCGTTGGAACATCTTTTTTTGCATTGTAGCCAAATACAACAAATTTGGAATCTTTTTCTGAACATGAGTGGAGTTCATTGAGTGATGCCAAGGAATGTGAAAGACCTACTGCTATGTTGGCAATACCAGAAAGTCAGGAAAAATCTGGAAGACTATACCCCTCCGCATCTTTTGGACCATTTGGTTGGAACGGAATAAGAGACGTTTTGAGAATCAAAGAAATCACCTAGCTTTTGTAAAGAATAGTTGCCTTCAAAATTTGTATTTCTGGTGTAAAGGAAATATAGTTGAAAACTTAGATCAGTTTATAGATTTTATAGGTGTTTTGGGAATGTAACTGATGCAACTATGCCGTAACTTGTATTTTTTTGGGTACCTTCTTGGTACTCCTTTAATGAAAcctttaccttatcaaaaaaataaaaaaaagatacCAAAATAGTGTTGAAGTTAAATTGGCTATTGGTTAGACACCAGGAGCACAAATGAAATTCTTCAATAATTAAGAAGCTAAATTCGCTATTATTGTTGAAATGTGTGCACCACCTTATCTAAGAGTTTATGGTGTTAAAGAAGGCACACTTTATTTGTTTACCTCTACAACTATTTTCCCTAGCAAAGAGAGCTATACAAAGATGTTCTCTGGAATGCTCATCCATGCAATCAACTATACATCAAAAGTCATCCAATCATTTATACAAAATTGAAGCTCAAGTTACCAGTTCTGGAGTATTTTGCTTTATCTTATTGAAGTTGGTGAAGGAGTGGTTTGCATTTTTCTCTGTCCTCGGATCTGCTGACTATTTTCTTTTCAAGTTATAGCTGTTTCTATTTAGGAGACTGAATGCATGTGTGCTCTTTTTGTTACTCTACCTTTTTAACTGTTATGAATCTAGCAGTTTCTGCTTGCATCTTTTCTCTGTTGCTCATTGGATATTGCTGAAAGAGCTGTTCTTGAACTAATACAGTGGTGGAGGATCGACTACTGTTGCTCCTGTTCATGATGGATATGTTCTTCAAAAGGTATCCCTCAACAAAGAACAACTGCCTAAGTTTTTTCCGTTTTTTTCCCCTGATGACTGTAGTGTCTTCACTTAATTAAGAGTTTAACATATGATCACTTTTACCTATTTAGTTGAGCTATCTATTGTAAAATATACTACTTCCAGTTTGAATAtgacctcttttccttttctttcttatgGAATTCTTTTGTTCAATTCCTAGCATTAGCAGAGCTCCTACTTGACAAACAGAGATCTCCATTAATGTTTGTACTTCTGACATGCGTCTGGGAATTGTTTAATTGCACTGAAGCAAATGAATTTGTTCCCGAATCTGCTAACCTCCTCTTCTCActctcaaaaataaaattaaaataaaaaagaagtaaTATCTATTATCTTGTTGTACTTCCTTCATGGTAATAACTGAGGGCCTCAAATTGTATCTCGCTAGAATTTCTTTAAGAAAAATCATATAATGGTTTGGCTGGCATGTTTCCGTCGAGTAGATGTGTTAACTGACTATTCATTCATAGAATATTCCTTGCTGTTTTCTAAATTGTAAGCCAGAGTGAAGAAGAAATCAAGCCCAGGATATGGATTTTAAGGTGGAAAAGCTAATTAATCAATGCAGGATTGATCATGTACTTTAGATGTTGAAGATGGCAGGCACTCAAGATGAaaattttagatgtttattttgTCTATGGGAGGTGGAAGGAGGAAAAGGATTTCATGTTTAGTTGTATCATCCCTCCTCGTTGCATGGGGAGACAGGGTCTAAGTTGCTGGCGCACTTGTACAATCTTTCTTTTATATTTTGAAGGATGGGAAAATATTAGTGGCTATGGATGTTAAATATTCAACACATGGTCTGTGCATTGTTGTTCTCAAAGTTCTGTTTTTGGTTTCGTTGAACATATATTCTATGTTTCTTTATTTTGATAACAGGCGGTTGCTACATCTCCTATTGGGGGAGAAATTCTTACCGATTGCTTGATAAAAAGTTTGGAACAGAAAGGCATTACGGTTAGTTATTTATTGTCAGTTTCCCCCCTTAAGACATGATTTCATACACAATGATCTGCCTTATCTTGaaacaaacttttttttttttttccctttttcttattattCTTCTAGATAAAACCTCGGTACTCATTCAAGCGGAAGGAGATCCGTCCAGGAGAATTTCAGGTAACACACCCTTGTTTTTTAGTGCCATAACCAATCTGATTGTTTAATCCTCACCTAAATATAATTTTAAGTATCTTGGTTTATATTTCTTCATTACTATCTTTTTAAGCTTTGTTCACCATTAATCTTCTGATGTTTTGTCGAATTTCTTGATCACAACTATGCTTTGTTTCACAGACAGTAGACCTTGACTTCCCTGATACAACAGAGAGTTACAAACTGTATTGCCAGGTTAATCATTATTAGCATTTCCTTTCTTCAGTTTTTATTTCTCTTAGCTGCTCAGTCTTGTTCTGTTTTTGCAGAGAGCGATTGCAAGTGACATAAAAGAATGCGTCTCGCGAGCCCCAGATACTCCATATGATGGTTTGTTTCTCCTCTTAACTATTATATTCTTATACTCCTTTTGACTCATGGACTCTGTTGTTTATTATCCCTAGAAGATACAAATGTATCTAAATATGAGAAGGCAGTTCTCCAAATAACTTGCTTCCACTCCCAATTGAATGCCCACTTTTATTTTTTGAGGTTCAATTTTGGAAACAGTTACTTTGTCCTGCGAAATTTAATTGAGATACTATAAAAACTTATCATAAACTTTTAAAATGCaattggtaaaaaaaaaaaaaaaaactgtttgGACTCTCAAACAGGAAAACGAGTTACTTTAGTTGGGTCAAGGTACTATAATGAACAAAAGCCGCTTCTGTCATAGATCCTTATCTAGCATAGGTATTAAATATATGTTGTTTCCTCTTCCCTCATCCAACTCTGCCCTGAAAAACTATGAATCATCTAACATCCAATGCAGGAGATATTTACAGGGAATTGAATCTTGACCCAAGTGTAGTGAAAGGATATTAACTCTGAAGATATTGCCAACATTCTATTATGTCTTGACAGAAATGACAGTTGTTTCTTTTGTATTCCCTCAGCTATAATGTACCCTTATCTAACCCTCAGGGGTTGGCCTGGTGGCAATTGACTTGAGCCTTGGGGTTTGCtccctttcaaggtctcaagttcgaaacccactgggtgcaaacaatttctgagggccatcggactgggtaaaacctgaattaaccgtggtgcacttgtgggaaactccttgccgagggcctgtgcacccccgggattagtcggggctcgaagagactcggacacccggtgcaaatcaaaaaaaaaaaaattgtacccTTATCTAAAAGGAAACAGAAGAAGGGAAAGGGAACAAAAGTAACTATCCTCATCCAACAAAATGTCACTGATATATTTTGGCCATAATCTTAGACCTTTTAGTATATATTGCTGCTTACGTTGGCAGTTGACAgaagaaggaaaaaggaaaaaagtaaTCTTCCTCATCTAACAAAATGTCACCGATATCTTTGGCAATAGTCTTAGACCTTTTATTATATATACTATGCTCATTATGGCAGTTGAGATTGCTTCAAGTTCCAGTGATACTATATTCTTGTATGTTTTCATATGCTTTTTTTCTTTGGTGTTTTTCTGTATGTAGTATTTTccttttttgaagtttgaaagtAATATGCTACTACTCTATTTCTTGCAGACAGTTCATATTCAAACATTCCAACGACGTCTTATGAGCTACCTGACGGGCAGTAAGTGTTGTAGTCTTCCTCTGTTTCATTGGAGAATGAGTGATTGAGTTTCCTTAGATCTTTGGTTGAAGAGCTAAATGCAAAAATCGAACCCCTTTTATTTCTTGGTTTGTAGTTTTACTCTTTCTTGGTATAACTAGAAGCCCCATGGTAGTGGTTTTCGGTCCCAGATGATTAGGCTTCAGCCGTTCAGAGTTGCTGCCTGTAACCTATTTTGATTAACCTATGCCTTCTCAAAAACATGCGATTCTCTTTCCTTAATTGGCTGAGTCCATTATTTAAACAATGTCAAGCTGAAGATAACATTCTGTATAAGTTTATATTAATTGAATTTGATGTGACATCTTTATACTTTTTCATACGACTCAAATATCTAGCGATGTCAAATATAGTAACTCATTcaattctctctctctctgcaaaaaatcaattaagtcaattagattGGAATTGGGGAATATTCCTTTGTATGGTTAAAATTAAGTTTCATATGccttctatttttttgttttgcatGATGAAACAGAACGATAGAAGTCGGAGCGGATAGATTCAAGATTCCTGATATTATTTTCAATCCATCATTAGTTCAGGTTGGTATTGCTTAGCGTCCTAATTTTCGGGTTTCTTGTGTTGTTCTCTTGTCTTGTGGGAGTCATGGTCTCATGGATGTATGTGAGCAGTTGTTTGTGCGTGACTTTCATCTTCTTCTGTGCATGATTCTGTATTTAATTATATTAAGATGTTGAATCTGTAATAACCCTCAGGGGTTGGCCTGGTGGCAATTGACTTGAGCCTTGGGGTTTGCtccctttcaaggtctcaagttcgaaacccactgggtgcaaacaatttctgagggccatcggactgggtaaaacctgaattaaccgtggtgcacttgcgagaaactccttgccgagggcctgtgcaccaccgggattagtcggggctcgaagagacgcggacacccggtgcaaatcAAAAAAGATGTTGAATCTGTAATGCGTCTTGCCCTGCCTCCCCGCTGTCGTATTTTTCACTTTTTATGTATTGATCCTTAAGAAATGGGGTATACTTATAGCTGAAGCACTCCTTGGTATGATCTGCAAGGTCCTATCTTTGCATTGCAATGATTAGAACTATATTTCAAGAATTATTTTGATGGTAAATAAGGATAATGGACCTGGCTGTGCTAATTTACACACCTCCAGTACTGCTCACACAATTTGGTTCGATATTACCTTTTTAACTTTGCATCTCATTTCCTTgcatttcaagtttcaacaaaGTTTATAGTATTTCAGGTCACAAAATAGTGGGATGTTTCTGGGTGACAGTTTATTTTGCCATGATCTCTACCTTTGAGATTCAGATTTAGTTGTTGAATTGTCAAAGATATGTATTATTTGAGATATCAGTCTCTAATGATTTTTAATAAAGTATTTTTTCGGTGTTGTTTCTGTATAAGCATACCTATTATCTGGAGAATCTGTCATCTTGCCTTCTCAAGCTAGCCGCTTCAGATTTTCTGGTTTATCTAGTCTTTTACTTTGGTGTTTTTCTTTCTGGTGCGTCACAGACTATCCCCGGTATGGAAAGTTTTGCTGAGACTGCTGCTTCTCTTCGTGGTCTACCACAAATGGTTGGTCCTTTCTCCCTTTGCTCAAATATATAATATCAGTTGAAATTCGTCCTTCAAATTTTGTTCCTCTTTCGCATTTCCTTTGTCATTTGatttactcaaaattttcagGTTATCGAGAGCATTAACAAGTGCGATGTGGATATCCGAAGAGAACTTTTTAGTAGTATATTGGTAAAGCCATCAATGCTTCTTGTAATCTCTTTAAATATGAGGCTGAAGTTTCCTTTTTGCGCACTTCCCCTAATTTTTGTAGTTGCTTTTAACATTTAAATACTTGTGAAGATCATTTTATAAAAGTCAATTCTTTTAAATTCCCATTTTCACATTGTAAGCACTGAAACTGAGAGGACGCTTTCCTTCTggagaaaaaaatagaaattgcATGACAAAGTAATTATAATTTTTCTAACTGGATGATGTTCTTTATGACTTTGTAGATAAAAATTAGTATATAAAGAACAATATGAAAATTCAATGGCAGATTAGAGCCAGTGCTTTTCAAATTTATCATTGGATTAAGTCCCATACCTACGTACCACAAGCATATGGATTTCCGAAGACTGCTTGtattttgcctgtttgaatatgAAACTTTGGATGAGATTTTAGTTTGATTCACTGCTTAATACAGCTTGCTGGGGGAACAGCATCGATGCAGCAACTCAAAGAACGTCTGGAAAAGGACTTGCTAGAGGTGCCATTTCCCATTTAACTCTAACTATGCCCCTCTCACCTTTTATGCACTTGTTCAAATTCAAGGATAGCAGTCTTATCTTATCTCCTTAGCTTGAATACCTAATTTCATATCTGTCTTCGCTTTTTTCCAGGAGTCTCCTCAAGCAGCGAGAGTCAAAGTACTGGCTAGTGGAAATGCTACAGAAAGGAGATTCAGGTTAAACTATTACTCTGTAGTTCTCATTTCGTCTTTCTCAGCCTCTCTTCATGGTAATAGTTCCTTTAGGTGTTGAGTGTATAAAGTAAAGGTTGAAGCTTTCAACTGTCTAGTGTGTTTTCTGGACTTTTCTCGTCTGGATGCAACATTCACGGATTCGTTTGGATTTCTCCCGATATTTGCTATTTCTAAGTTTAAAGCTGACAGCATATAACTGAAGCATTTTGCCTAGTAAAATTTCAAGTACTATTGGCATATCCTTTTTCCCCTTTCCCTTACCGTATAAGTGCAGATTTGAGAAAACGTAAACATACTCTTTTTGTTACTGCTTTTAGTAAAATCTTGAAATGCTAGTTTGAAGAGCATATATCTGTTGTTCCATAAATAATGGTTTGCACTTAGCAATTGGAGGCTTTCTTCACACAGTTCTGATCTAACAAAGGCGTTgtgcagtgtttggatagggggcagcATATTGGCATCTCTTGGTTCCTTTCAACAAATGTGGTTTTCAAAGTCCGAGTAAGTTCTGCATGTTTCTTTGAAACCAATGCTACTTTTCAGTTTTGACAAGCAACAGTACTCCTAGTTTTTGTTTCCTTTAAAACAGCTGTTCCTACGCCGCATAATTACAGTGGTTTTTAATGAGTACACCTTTTCATTATGCTGATGACAGGTACGAAGAGCATGGGGCATCTTACGTTCAAAGAAAATGTCCTTAAGATGATTTCTTGCCGTTCTGTATTTATTTGACTAGCATCAAGCAAAGATGTTTTTCCAAGTGGACTTGCTCTGCTCAAGTCTTGTACCATTAGGAATCTGTATCACTTTATACCATTGTTCTGTAATGCACTGGTAGTACCAAGGTACATCCATATCGGACTTGCACCGACGACTAACATAGTAGGAATCAGAGTGACTTGCTATTTGTGGTAGGCTGTTAGCTGTACCACTACTGCAGCTGTTCAATGGAAATGCTAGATTAAACACCTTGTGCTAATTGCTAAGACCTTGTTTGACAACTAAGTGGACAAGGACCCCTTTGTAACAATTGGAAGTTTACCGAGGGAACACTGGCGATGGGTCAATCACGCTGCATTCCTATGTCTAAAGGTTGAAAACTGGCAACCTCAAGTGATGAAGCAAGAAGTTCTAGCAAATCCAATCGAGTGGTGAAATGATTGTATGATATCTCAGACAAAAGTTGGTCTCATTCGCTTTTCGATGATGCAATGTGTATTGTGATCACTTGTTGGGTCGAACCTTCTCTAGAGGAAGAAACAGAAAACGTTAGGTGGTTTAGGCATGAGAGATCCCACAGCTAATATGATCATTATCTTGCTTAAAGACAATTAAAAAATTGGTTAAAAAGATTTTCGTAAATTCTCATTTTACTGTGTTGGGTGGGTCACAATCCAATTGATGCTGGGCAAAGATATTGTATGTATATTTATTAGTTATTATTTGAAAGCGACTATACAATATCATTATCTTGTTGAGCTTGTAGCATCTCCATTGATATGAAAATATTTCGCTAATATTCAACAAATTAAAAAGGATAACTTTGTTATATTACCAACCTTTATCGTTATTTGTGGTCATTCGTCATTACTTAGGGAAAATCACAAACAAGAATCTTTTATATTAAACATACTTCCAAT encodes the following:
- the LOC104224341 gene encoding actin-related protein 4-like, with translation MYGGDEVSAIVIDLGSHTCKAGYAGEDAPKAVFPSVVGSVDQMEVDNPDNPEDNSGSAPDSKSKGKRRLYVGSQALGFRRDLMEVLSPIKDGMVVDWDIVENIWDHAFRECLLIDPKEHPMLLAEPCSNTQQQREKAAEIMFEKYQVPALFLAKNAVLTSFASGRATSLVVDSGGGSTTVAPVHDGYVLQKAVATSPIGGEILTDCLIKSLEQKGITIKPRYSFKRKEIRPGEFQTVDLDFPDTTESYKLYCQRAIASDIKECVSRAPDTPYDDSSYSNIPTTSYELPDGQTIEVGADRFKIPDIIFNPSLVQTIPGMESFAETAASLRGLPQMVIESINKCDVDIRRELFSSILLAGGTASMQQLKERLEKDLLEESPQAARVKVLASGNATERRFSVWIGGSILASLGSFQQMWFSKSEYEEHGASYVQRKCP